The following are from one region of the Achromobacter xylosoxidans genome:
- a CDS encoding DUF779 domain-containing protein, whose protein sequence is MAEQTPRVVATDEARSLIETLRAKHGPLMFHQSGGCCDGSSPMCYAQGEFMVGGSDVLLGELEGCPFYMGEDQFAYWEHTQLIIDAVPGRGGAFSLDSAEGKRFLLRSRLYSDEEWARVAPVSKG, encoded by the coding sequence ATGGCAGAGCAAACGCCGCGCGTGGTCGCCACCGACGAGGCGCGCAGCCTGATCGAAACGCTGCGGGCCAAGCACGGCCCGCTGATGTTCCACCAGTCCGGCGGCTGCTGCGATGGCAGTTCGCCCATGTGCTATGCCCAGGGCGAATTCATGGTGGGCGGATCGGATGTGCTGCTGGGCGAACTGGAAGGTTGCCCGTTCTACATGGGCGAGGACCAGTTCGCGTACTGGGAGCACACCCAGCTCATCATCGACGCCGTGCCCGGCCGCGGCGGCGCGTTCTCGCTGGACAGCGCGGAAGGCAAGCGCTTCCTGCTGCGCTCGCGGCTGTACTCGGACGAGGAGTGGGCGCGGGTGGCGCCCGTCAGCAAGGGCTGA